Proteins encoded in a region of the Bombyx mori chromosome 23, ASM3026992v2 genome:
- the CPG23 gene encoding cuticular protein glycine-rich 23 precursor: protein MFIKVLTIAACLFGVAYAGALHNAALNYAGGSGYGGYGYGGYGHSYGGYGAGGYGAGPAISHTSVTKVIPADNTAYGGYSGVGHLGSGYSGIGHGSSYSGLGHIGAGYSGLGLSGSGYSGLGHIGSGYSGVGGYSGYGSHGLGAGYGSYASGYGSGAGYSGLGYNGAPAVSQVSVYREHSNTHGGAYLNGGYGGYGANALGHGYGAYGNKQAW from the exons ATGTTCatcaag gttttaacCATCGCAGCTTGCCTGTTTGGAGTGGCTTACGCCGGAGCCCTTCACAACGCAGCTCTGAACTACGCTGGCGGCAGTGGCTATGGTGGTTACGGGTATGGGGGCTACGGACACAGCTATGGAGGCTATGGAGCAGGAGGCTATGGCGCCGGCCCCGCCATTTCACACACATCGGTAACTAAAGTGATTCCTGCCGACAACACAGCATACGGCGGCTACTCAGGAGTTGGTCACCTTGGCTCTGGATACTCTGGAATTGGCCACGGCTCTAGCTACTCCGGCTTAGGCCACATCGGTGCTGGATACTCCGGGTTAGGACTCAGCGGTTCTGGTTACTCTGGACTTGGACACATTGGCTCCGGATACTCCGGTGTTGGCGGATACTCTGGCTATGGCAGTCATGGTCTCGGTGCTGGCTATGGCAGTTATGCCAGTGGTTACGGCTCAGGAGCTGGATACTCTGGTCTTGGATACAATGGAGCTCCTGCCGTATCCCAAGTTTCAGTATACCGTGAGCACAGCAACACTCATGGCGGTGCTTACCTGAATGGTGGATATGGAGGATATGGCGCTAATGCTCTTGGTCATGGCTATGGCGCGTACGGAAACAAGCAAGCTTGGTAA